TGCGCCGCTGGCGCGTCACCACACAACTGTCGACCCCAAACCGCGAGAGATCACCTTCGGGGGGAGAGAGGTGAAAGCGCACTCCCCTCCCCTGTAGGGGGAGGTGGCAGCGGCCGTAGGCCGCCGACGGAGGGGGAGGCCAGACGCGTCGCGAGGACCACGGAGCGTTAGCCCTCCCCCCTCGCGCCTCGCCCCTCTACCCTCCCTCTATGCCTCCCCTGCTTTCCGTCGAGGGACTCCGGGTGTCGATCAACCGGGCCGGTGACGAGCGCGTCGTCGTGAATGGGATTGACCTGACCGTGGACGAGGGAGAGGCCCTCGTACTCGTGGGTGAATCCGCATCCGGGAAGAGCCTCATCGCCTGCGGGGTGGTCGATCTCCTCAGTCCCGGAGCGCGGGTGGTCGGTGGTCGCACCGTTTTCGAGGGCCACGTGCTTCAGGACCTCCCCGATGCCGATTGGCGGCGGCTGGTCGGGATGGGGATCGGGGTGATGTTGCAGGACGCCATCGGGTCGCTGTATCCGATGGACCTGATCGGATTGCAGTCCGGTGAGGTGCTCGGGGCCCACGGCGAAGAACTCAGCCAGGAGGAGGTCGCCGAGCGGGTCCACGATGCCTTCGGCGAGGTCGCCCTGCCCAAGCGGCGGATGATGGGCGCCTACGCCGACGAGGTGTCGCGTGGTCAGGCTCAGCGGGCGATGCTGGCTGCGGCCCTGCTGTCGGCCCCCCGACTTCTCATCGCCGATGAGCCCCTCTCGGGTCTCGACGTCACTGTGGCCCAGCAGGTCCTCGCCCTCATCGACGACCTGAGGCGTAAGCGGGGCATGGGCCTGCTCCTGGTGACCCACGACATGGCGGTAGCGGCGGGGGTCGCCGATCGGGTGGCCGTGGTGTACGGAGGTGCGATCGTCGAGGAGGGTCCGGTCGACGAGATCTTCTTCAGGCCCAAGCATCCGTACACGGCGGGCCTGCTCGGGTCGGTACCGGGTCTCGGGCTCGGGCGGTTGCGGCCGATCGAAGGCGAGGCCCCTGACCTGTTCGAGTTACCGCGGGGATGTTCCTTCGCCAATCGATGTGAGTTCGCCGTCGACCGGTGCCGCCTGGAGACCCCGGTGGCGCGTCCGGTCGGATCCGTCAGTGTCGCCTGCCACCGAGCCGAGGAGCTGTCCCTCGTCGGGGTGGGTTGACGGTCACTCGACGACGGACACCGGTGCGTCGCCGACCGGGATGGGCGGGCTGGAAACCGGGCTGAATGAGAGCCACTCCACGTGCCCGTGAAGGTTCAGTGCCAGATCCAAGCCGGTCGAGATTGGAGACTCGCCGCCGCCCAGGTAGAAGGCCATTTCCCCACTGGATTGCCATGCTCCGTGGGTGATCGACACATTCCCTAAGTTCCCGAAGACCTGTTCCTGCCCGGTGCGGGCGTAGAGCCAGACGTTGACCCCGGCGTCGGGTGAGCCCGCATGGAGCGAGAGGCTGACGCGGGCGACCCGATCGTCGGGACCGACCGTCCAGTGCAAAGAGCCGCCCTCGGGGGACAGCGTGAGGTCGATCAGACGGAACTCGGTGCCGTCCGCAGTGCGGTACTCGACGTCGAGGTCGTCAATCGTCTTCGGACTCCCGTCGACCGGCAGCACCACGCCCGGTACGCTGAGTGCGACGTTCTCGAACTTCGGAAGTCCGAGGGCGGTGTGCTGGATCGCGTCGACGTCGTCCGGTCCGTACGCGCCGGGTTCGAAGCTCACCGTCAGGTAGCCGGGGACCAAAGAGTCGATCGCTTGGTCCACTGACGAAATCCGGGTGCCGTCGACGAGTACCAGATCCCAGGCGCCACCAACGAACGCGCTCGCCTCACCCTCGACGTTGAAAGTAGAGACCGTGGAGACGGTGACGTACACACCGCGGGGACTGAACAGGACGCGTTCGACTCTGGCACCGAAGCGGCTGTCAAGAGGCACAAAACCGGCAGGGAACCCAATGGCCGTGACGGGCTCGGTCGTGGTGGTGGTCGTCGTTTCCTCAGCCGCGAGTGGCATCGCCCACCGCGCCGACCACCGACCCGGCGAGATGTCGGGCGGCGAGCAGCAGCGGGTCGCGTTGGCGAGGGCCATAGTGCACAACCCCAAGGCGATCCTCGCCGACGAGCCCACCGGCGAACTCGACACATCGACCGCCGCCTACGTGCTCGACATGCTGCGCAAGGTGGCTCGGGGCGGCGCCGCCGTGGTGATCGCAACCCACGACCCGATCTCCCTCGACTTCGTCGACACCGCCTACTTCGTCCGCGACGGCACCCTCCACCTCCCCGACCGCGAAGAACTCCAGCTGTGGGTGGACGAGGGGAAGGGCAGTTTGGCTCAGCACAGCTGAGCCAGACTGTGAGCTACCCGCTCTCAAAGAAGGGGTCTTCGTGCACCCGGCTGGGGGTCGGGCCCCGCTGGCCCTGGTACTTAGATCCTGCCTCACCGGAGCCGTAGGGGTTCTCGGCGGCGGTGGTGAGCTCATAGAACGACAGCTGGCCGATGCGCATCCCGGGGTAGATGGCGATCGGCAGGTTGGCTACGTTCGACAACTCTAGCGTCAGGTGTCCTTCGAATCCCGGGTCGACGAAGCCGGCGGTCGAGTGGATCAGGAGGCCAAGTCGACCCAGGGACGATTTCCCCTCGAGCCTCGCCACGAGGTCGTCGGCGAGCCGGACCACCTCAAGCGTCGAACCGAGGACGAACTCACCGGGGTGCAGCACGAACGGGGCATCGACGGCAGTGGCCACCTCGGTGGTCAGGTCCTCCTGCGGTTGCTTGGGGTCGATGAGGGCGTACCGGTGATTTTCGAAGACCCGGAAGTACCGGTCGACGCGAACGTCGACGCTCGACGGCTGGACCATCGCCGGGTCGAACGGGTCGATCTCGATGCGACCGAGCTCGATAGCGGCCCGGATGGAGATGTCGGAGAGGATCACGTCGCGATGGTACGCAGCTGTGCGTCAGGGCGCTCGTGAGGATGCCCACAGCGAGTTGCGAATTTGCGAATTGCGAACTGGAGCGGGTGAGGGGAATCGAACCCCCGCTCCGAGCTTGGGAAGCTCGTGTTCTGCCATTGAACTACACCCGCGGTAAGGCAATCGTACCCGCCATCGAGGCGGTTTGACCGGGCTCTCCTCAGCGCAGGAGGCTGGCGGCCGCCCAGGCCGTGATCACCACGCCGACCGCGAGCAGGAACCACGCTCGTCCCTGACGGAGGTCACCCTCTGCCCCCTT
This genomic interval from Acidimicrobiia bacterium contains the following:
- a CDS encoding ABC transporter ATP-binding protein; amino-acid sequence: MPPLLSVEGLRVSINRAGDERVVVNGIDLTVDEGEALVLVGESASGKSLIACGVVDLLSPGARVVGGRTVFEGHVLQDLPDADWRRLVGMGIGVMLQDAIGSLYPMDLIGLQSGEVLGAHGEELSQEEVAERVHDAFGEVALPKRRMMGAYADEVSRGQAQRAMLAAALLSAPRLLIADEPLSGLDVTVAQQVLALIDDLRRKRGMGLLLVTHDMAVAAGVADRVAVVYGGAIVEEGPVDEIFFRPKHPYTAGLLGSVPGLGLGRLRPIEGEAPDLFELPRGCSFANRCEFAVDRCRLETPVARPVGSVSVACHRAEELSLVGVG
- a CDS encoding ATP-binding cassette domain-containing protein produces the protein MTGSVVVVVVVSSAASGIAHRADHRPGEMSGGEQQRVALARAIVHNPKAILADEPTGELDTSTAAYVLDMLRKVARGGAAVVIATHDPISLDFVDTAYFVRDGTLHLPDREELQLWVDEGKGSLAQHS
- the dcd gene encoding dCTP deaminase is translated as MILSDISIRAAIELGRIEIDPFDPAMVQPSSVDVRVDRYFRVFENHRYALIDPKQPQEDLTTEVATAVDAPFVLHPGEFVLGSTLEVVRLADDLVARLEGKSSLGRLGLLIHSTAGFVDPGFEGHLTLELSNVANLPIAIYPGMRIGQLSFYELTTAAENPYGSGEAGSKYQGQRGPTPSRVHEDPFFESG